In Bacillota bacterium, a single genomic region encodes these proteins:
- a CDS encoding response regulator — MSRLRVLIAEDEAIIRLDLKEILEELGHIVVGEAWDGETALELAETLKPDLAILDIKMPGMNGIEVARLITAAGICPVVMLTAYSQKSLIDEAIKAGAMAYLVKPFNKSDLLPAIEVARSRFLEMQELEKQVRNLEDRLETRKLVERAKGTLMKKLDLDEASAFRQLQKWSMDKQLSLKQVAESILKAEEQI, encoded by the coding sequence ATGTCGAGGCTCAGGGTATTAATTGCTGAAGATGAAGCGATAATTCGTCTCGATTTAAAAGAGATTCTCGAGGAACTTGGGCATATAGTAGTTGGCGAGGCTTGGGATGGGGAGACGGCGCTAGAGCTGGCCGAAACATTGAAGCCCGACCTGGCAATTTTGGATATCAAGATGCCGGGGATGAACGGAATTGAGGTTGCACGATTGATAACCGCCGCAGGGATTTGTCCTGTTGTGATGCTTACGGCATATAGTCAGAAGTCTCTTATTGATGAGGCGATTAAGGCTGGAGCAATGGCTTATCTAGTTAAACCTTTTAACAAATCAGATTTGCTGCCCGCTATCGAAGTTGCGCGCAGCCGGTTTTTGGAGATGCAGGAGCTTGAAAAGCAAGTTAGAAACCTGGAAGACAGGCTTGAAACACGTAAATTGGTTGAGCGCGCAAAAGGCACGCTTATGAAAAAGCTCGACCTTGATGAAGCGAGTGCATTCAGGCAATTGCAGAAGTGGAGTATGGATAAGCAGCTATCACTAAAGCAAGTTGCAGAGTCGATATTGAAGGCAGAAGAACAAATATAG
- the accD gene encoding acetyl-CoA carboxylase, carboxyltransferase subunit beta gives MPIGEWFSKQKKKPSEDPMVVKRAVPDGVWEKCKGCNEPIYIKELERNYKVCPKCGYHFPISAFERITYLTDPGSFNELWSDLSSGDPLAFVAGRAYTDLLSAAKARTGLNDAVICGTGKINLHDVAVAAMDFSFIGGSMGSVVGEKIARLTELATGEQLPLIIISSSGGARMQEGMVSLMQMAKTSAAVARHHKRGLPYISVQAHPTSGGVTASFATLADVIIAEPNAFIGFTGPRVIEQTIKQKLPKGFQTAEFNLEHGMVDMVVGRLEMKHTISKLLDYLAVKGVAR, from the coding sequence ATGCCGATAGGTGAATGGTTTAGCAAGCAAAAGAAGAAACCGTCCGAGGACCCCATGGTGGTGAAAAGGGCGGTACCTGATGGTGTTTGGGAAAAATGCAAGGGCTGCAACGAGCCCATTTATATTAAAGAGCTAGAAAGAAACTACAAGGTCTGCCCAAAATGCGGATATCACTTTCCTATCTCTGCTTTTGAGCGGATTACTTATCTTACCGATCCCGGTAGCTTTAATGAGCTATGGTCCGATTTAAGCTCGGGAGACCCGCTGGCGTTTGTTGCGGGCAGAGCTTATACGGATCTGCTTTCTGCCGCAAAGGCAAGAACTGGATTAAACGATGCTGTGATTTGCGGTACCGGCAAGATAAATTTACACGACGTGGCGGTTGCCGCAATGGATTTTAGTTTTATTGGCGGCAGTATGGGCTCAGTTGTTGGTGAGAAAATAGCTCGGTTAACCGAACTAGCAACCGGTGAACAATTGCCACTTATTATAATAAGCAGCTCAGGCGGGGCAAGGATGCAAGAAGGGATGGTATCCCTTATGCAAATGGCAAAAACAAGCGCAGCGGTGGCGCGCCACCATAAGCGCGGACTTCCATATATATCGGTTCAGGCGCACCCAACAAGCGGCGGCGTGACCGCGAGCTTCGCTACTCTGGCTGACGTCATTATCGCCGAACCGAATGCTTTTATTGGTTTTACTGGACCACGGGTTATTGAGCAGACGATAAAACAAAAGCTTCCAAAGGGTTTCCAGACAGCCGAGTTTAACCTTGAGCACGGCATGGTTGATATGGTTGTCGGCAGGCTGGAAATGAAACATACAATATCTAAGCTACTAGATTATCTTGCGGTTAAAGGTGTAGCAAGATGA
- a CDS encoding SpoIIE family protein phosphatase, with translation MSMLPAAFDLNTGDNDNQYMSILGVFRSRKGIRKKLLLSYLVITIPLIFAIVFANYSYYNDKRQAIMTARVAFARNIASNFDHFIKEVSTTEKAVGIAITENNYTSTDASGYLARIASRYPVFSMDYVGLDGQIYASSDPALIGHKETHNRFDINSLSSGREWAVTPIHLHENGGIGFDVVTGIWHNGKLAAVMVASIDSTRLNEIITVEVPGGGYNITDSNGMLVYQNQYPNKPMSERDWSNYNFVKVAQSGKEYTSDGLIFPVDDSYRMGAQVPIRSIGWSAGSFVPVEEILAPIRDDVLRSAVATSLVALLAVTLGFWISGRMVKPMVKLASKAHAIARGNFDEEIGPIITGDEIEDLAESFDAMRVNLKEYVEELSGLVKVGERINLALNIPFVENAIVNALKTYFKAEAVWVALYEESTKSIVIDHFWSEKNVNFAGTRLMAGQGEIGKVLMTGKPSIVRDQAATDFIPKDDAVDIGINTAITLPLISGSGALGAIGLYTPLLSQDKITEKEMGLLMALANQAAVAIENARLYEETRQSELKLKASNEDLRILNKIALDISSGLDLTELLEKTVKNVVELVGADLGSIGLCDDEEGGKVKCRYKIIANQPVASAKLPEDLGLAESAVRFKKSVFTNDYRHDPRASADAIALGINAVAVSPLLIGNRILGTIQVAMMGSKIFTEADISLLEAVASQASVAIENANLYSRERDVAETLQNALLAVPDNLMGINIGLLYRAATNKSKVGGDFYDFIEFMDGKIGIVLGDVSGKGLEAATATALAKMTIKAFAYECDSPAEVLARANRVISSQLAPGHFITIAYIVIDPRTGKLRYAIAGHPSPIIINYETLAVRQLSIGSTPLGVLIGADYDDFTDLLSPDEVILLYTDGLLEARKGADNFFGEEGIINTSLSVARPNVREIPGMLLEAAQEYSGGKLNDDVAIIAVSLDGKFKASSEESEAKSKGFISDWVI, from the coding sequence ATGAGCATGCTCCCGGCTGCTTTTGACTTAAATACCGGCGACAATGATAATCAATATATGAGCATATTGGGCGTATTTAGGTCTCGGAAAGGTATCAGGAAAAAGCTTCTCTTAAGTTATCTTGTGATAACCATACCTTTAATCTTCGCGATCGTCTTTGCGAACTATAGTTATTACAATGATAAGCGCCAGGCCATCATGACTGCAAGAGTTGCTTTTGCCCGCAATATCGCAAGCAACTTTGATCACTTTATAAAAGAGGTTTCGACTACCGAAAAGGCCGTGGGTATTGCGATTACGGAAAATAATTATACGAGCACCGATGCAAGCGGGTATCTAGCAAGAATAGCAAGTAGATACCCGGTATTTAGCATGGACTATGTAGGGCTTGATGGCCAAATCTATGCATCATCCGACCCCGCTCTTATAGGACATAAAGAGACGCATAACAGGTTTGATATCAACTCATTAAGCAGTGGCAGAGAATGGGCTGTAACCCCGATTCATCTCCATGAAAACGGGGGGATTGGTTTCGACGTTGTTACTGGAATATGGCATAACGGGAAGCTAGCCGCTGTTATGGTTGCCTCAATCGATTCTACGAGACTGAATGAAATAATTACCGTTGAAGTTCCCGGCGGTGGGTATAACATTACAGACAGCAACGGAATGCTTGTTTATCAGAACCAGTATCCCAACAAACCTATGTCTGAGCGTGACTGGAGCAACTATAACTTTGTTAAAGTGGCACAATCGGGCAAGGAATATACCTCAGACGGATTGATATTTCCGGTAGATGATTCATACCGGATGGGTGCGCAGGTTCCGATACGAAGCATAGGCTGGAGTGCGGGTTCCTTCGTGCCGGTTGAGGAAATCCTGGCACCGATTAGGGATGATGTTCTAAGAAGTGCCGTAGCAACAAGTTTAGTTGCTCTGTTGGCAGTGACCCTTGGTTTTTGGATTAGCGGAAGAATGGTAAAGCCAATGGTTAAGCTTGCAAGTAAAGCACATGCGATCGCCAGGGGCAATTTTGATGAGGAAATTGGGCCAATTATAACCGGCGACGAGATTGAAGACCTTGCAGAGAGCTTTGACGCGATGCGGGTTAACTTAAAAGAATACGTGGAAGAACTAAGCGGTTTGGTTAAGGTTGGCGAGCGGATAAACTTAGCACTTAACATCCCATTTGTTGAAAATGCAATTGTCAACGCACTTAAAACCTATTTTAAAGCGGAGGCAGTCTGGGTCGCGCTCTATGAGGAAAGCACAAAGAGTATAGTTATTGATCACTTCTGGAGCGAGAAGAACGTCAATTTTGCAGGTACAAGGTTAATGGCTGGGCAGGGAGAGATCGGTAAGGTGCTCATGACGGGCAAACCGTCTATAGTAAGAGATCAGGCTGCGACCGATTTTATTCCAAAAGATGATGCAGTTGATATCGGCATAAATACGGCGATAACACTTCCTCTTATATCGGGTAGCGGAGCTTTGGGTGCGATAGGGCTTTATACTCCGTTGCTTAGCCAGGACAAAATTACCGAAAAAGAAATGGGTCTACTTATGGCTTTGGCAAATCAGGCGGCTGTAGCGATAGAGAATGCACGCCTGTATGAGGAGACGCGCCAATCCGAACTTAAACTCAAGGCCTCAAATGAGGATTTGAGAATCTTAAATAAAATCGCTCTGGATATATCATCCGGCTTGGACCTTACCGAGCTTCTTGAAAAGACCGTTAAGAATGTGGTAGAGCTGGTTGGTGCGGACTTAGGGTCAATCGGGCTCTGTGATGATGAAGAGGGCGGGAAGGTTAAGTGCAGGTATAAGATTATTGCAAACCAGCCTGTTGCAAGCGCGAAGTTACCGGAAGATCTAGGTTTGGCTGAATCTGCGGTTAGATTTAAGAAGTCGGTGTTTACCAACGACTACAGGCATGACCCCAGGGCATCTGCAGATGCGATTGCACTGGGAATAAATGCGGTTGCTGTATCGCCTCTTTTAATCGGGAATCGCATTCTCGGAACAATTCAAGTTGCGATGATGGGAAGTAAGATATTTACCGAGGCCGACATATCGCTGCTTGAGGCTGTCGCTAGCCAGGCATCCGTTGCAATTGAAAACGCAAACCTATACAGCAGAGAGCGAGATGTTGCAGAAACTCTGCAAAATGCTCTTCTAGCTGTGCCGGATAACCTCATGGGTATCAATATTGGCCTGCTTTACCGCGCAGCGACCAATAAATCCAAAGTCGGCGGAGATTTCTATGATTTCATAGAGTTTATGGATGGCAAAATCGGCATCGTGCTAGGTGATGTGTCGGGTAAAGGCTTGGAGGCTGCAACAGCCACTGCCCTAGCCAAGATGACTATAAAAGCTTTTGCATATGAGTGCGATTCTCCTGCGGAGGTCCTGGCGCGTGCCAACAGGGTTATAAGCTCTCAGCTTGCGCCGGGTCATTTTATTACTATAGCTTACATTGTTATCGACCCAAGGACAGGGAAATTGCGTTATGCGATCGCAGGGCATCCGTCGCCAATCATTATAAATTATGAGACACTGGCAGTACGGCAGCTCAGTATTGGTTCAACCCCTCTCGGCGTATTGATCGGCGCCGATTATGACGACTTTACCGATTTGTTGTCACCCGATGAAGTCATACTTCTTTATACCGATGGGTTACTTGAGGCAAGAAAAGGTGCCGACAATTTCTTTGGCGAGGAAGGAATAATCAACACGTCACTAAGTGTTGCCCGGCCTAATGTACGAGAGATTCCTGGTATGCTGCTTGAAGCTGCCCAAGAATACTCAGGCGGGAAGCTAAACGACGACGTTGCAATAATTGCTGTAAGCTTGGATGGCAAGTTCAAAGCTTCTTCAGAGGAAAGTGAAGCAAAATCCAAGGGCTTTATTAGCGATTGGGTTATCTAG
- a CDS encoding ion transporter, protein MLKERVYEIIEVSPPGDLTSRVFVVFIMTLIIASTIAVMFETVESISSRYRSFFVLFDAFSVAIFTIEYILRLWTITASEKYRRPILGRLRYAITPLAIVDLVAILPFYIPAVLIDLRFVRVLRLFRIFRVFKLGRYSESLMTLGRVMRAKSAELAIILFVIAVLLVFSSSLIYYAEHDAQPKAFPNIPASMWWGVVTLTTIGYGDVYPITPLGKIFGAIVAILGIGMFALPAGILASGFSEEIRRKQENI, encoded by the coding sequence ATGTTAAAAGAGCGTGTATATGAGATTATAGAAGTATCACCTCCAGGGGATTTAACCAGCAGGGTTTTTGTCGTTTTTATAATGACTTTGATTATAGCAAGCACAATTGCGGTAATGTTTGAGACGGTTGAGAGCATCTCATCTCGATATAGAAGCTTCTTTGTATTATTTGATGCATTTTCGGTGGCAATTTTTACGATTGAATATATCCTAAGGCTATGGACCATCACCGCTAGTGAAAAATACAGAAGACCTATCTTAGGAAGGCTAAGATATGCTATCACACCGCTGGCTATTGTAGATTTAGTTGCTATTCTGCCGTTCTATATTCCTGCGGTACTGATTGATTTAAGGTTCGTGAGGGTGCTGCGCCTTTTTAGAATCTTTCGTGTGTTTAAATTAGGTAGGTATTCTGAATCGTTGATGACTCTTGGAAGGGTAATGAGGGCTAAAAGTGCAGAGCTTGCAATAATCTTATTTGTAATTGCTGTTTTGCTAGTATTTTCCTCAAGCTTGATTTACTACGCTGAACATGATGCTCAGCCTAAGGCTTTTCCAAATATCCCTGCCTCTATGTGGTGGGGAGTAGTTACTCTTACGACTATCGGCTACGGTGATGTGTATCCTATTACCCCTTTAGGAAAAATCTTTGGAGCCATAGTGGCAATCCTTGGAATCGGCATGTTTGCATTGCCAGCGGGTATTCTTGCCTCTGGGTTTTCTGAGGAGATTCGGAGGAAGCAGGAAAACATATAG
- a CDS encoding PAS domain-containing sensor histidine kinase, with amino-acid sequence MQTADPYRKVANLGGQEIEKIEAVGRNIQLIADLSYSDIIIYCPVGNGQMAVVAAAKPNTSISLRPDIAVGQIIKKPPKAVLEAFSDGKRVEADGKDPNGTPIRIYAIPIKSGEQVIAVMTSERRSPDEWRPSEMEKMYMASADDLIHMIEEGVDVGINFSPSKEAGDGLLRVDFNGNITYASPNAVTIYRRLGVQDSLVGSSIYKLGLDETPISSALEDRKAIRREVVEKGVTLIKRAIPLIEKDRVKGVVAIVRDITDVRAREQQLKIKEATIREIHHRVKNNLQTIASLLRLQSRRMTSPEARQALLESVGRISSIAVVHEVLSQSRSGTLDFKEIADNINAMIQSSLVHPEKKISIITKGMGGQIPAPVATALALVLTELVQNAVEHGYEKRKAGKIVIDLMRRGKSLTMTVSDDGNGLPKGFNISKNSNLGLQIVHTLVSDELGGSWDMQSNGGTKVIVKVPVPDEQSQIL; translated from the coding sequence TTGCAAACAGCAGATCCATACCGCAAGGTGGCTAATTTAGGTGGTCAGGAAATAGAAAAGATCGAAGCGGTAGGCAGAAATATCCAGCTTATCGCTGACTTAAGCTATTCGGATATTATCATATATTGTCCGGTAGGCAACGGCCAGATGGCTGTCGTAGCTGCAGCTAAACCCAACACTTCAATATCGTTGAGGCCCGATATTGCAGTTGGCCAGATCATTAAAAAACCACCGAAAGCAGTGCTTGAAGCTTTTTCTGATGGCAAACGAGTTGAGGCAGATGGCAAAGATCCAAATGGTACTCCCATCCGGATTTACGCAATCCCTATAAAGTCTGGCGAACAAGTCATAGCTGTTATGACCAGCGAGCGCCGCTCACCTGACGAATGGCGACCGAGTGAAATGGAAAAAATGTATATGGCCTCAGCAGATGACCTAATCCACATGATAGAAGAAGGAGTTGACGTTGGAATCAACTTCTCGCCTTCAAAAGAAGCAGGCGACGGCCTACTCCGTGTGGATTTTAACGGCAATATTACCTATGCGAGCCCAAATGCCGTCACGATTTATCGGCGGCTTGGCGTTCAGGATTCGCTGGTAGGTAGCTCGATATATAAACTTGGGCTTGATGAGACACCGATATCGAGCGCTCTAGAGGATCGCAAGGCAATCAGGCGCGAGGTAGTTGAAAAGGGTGTTACATTAATCAAGCGAGCAATTCCTTTAATTGAAAAAGACAGAGTAAAAGGGGTTGTTGCAATTGTGCGGGATATTACCGATGTGCGTGCTCGAGAGCAGCAACTCAAGATAAAAGAGGCTACTATCAGAGAGATACACCATCGTGTTAAGAATAATCTTCAAACGATTGCAAGTCTTTTAAGGCTGCAATCGCGCAGGATGACATCGCCGGAGGCTCGCCAAGCTCTTTTAGAAAGTGTCGGGCGCATCTCAAGCATAGCCGTTGTGCATGAGGTTTTATCGCAAAGCAGGAGCGGCACTTTAGATTTTAAAGAGATTGCTGACAACATTAACGCCATGATTCAAAGCAGTCTGGTTCATCCTGAGAAAAAGATAAGTATTATTACCAAAGGGATGGGTGGACAAATACCGGCTCCTGTTGCTACTGCCCTTGCCCTTGTTTTAACCGAGTTAGTTCAAAACGCTGTTGAGCATGGGTATGAAAAAAGAAAGGCCGGAAAGATTGTTATTGACCTTATGCGGCGCGGTAAATCGCTTACCATGACTGTTAGCGATGATGGGAACGGGCTACCAAAGGGTTTCAATATATCTAAAAACAGCAACCTAGGATTGCAAATAGTGCATACACTTGTTTCCGATGAACTTGGTGGTAGCTGGGATATGCAAAGCAACGGTGGGACAAAAGTTATAGTGAAGGTACCGGTACCGGATGAGCAAAGTCAGATTCTTTAA
- the lepB gene encoding signal peptidase I, with translation MKKSFWSSVAEFLVLLLVAYVLALGIRMFVAERRDVPTGSMEPTIHAGDSLFTVKALYYFKNPERGDIVVFNVPKSVDPKATFPWVKRVIGLPGDTVEIRDGKVYVNGKVYNVPGASKPKYSYGPVRVEDNMLFVLGDNRNHSFDGHYWGQLPRENVIAKAVFVFWPPKDAKLLK, from the coding sequence TTGAAGAAAAGTTTTTGGAGTTCTGTAGCAGAGTTTTTAGTCTTGCTTCTTGTTGCATATGTTTTAGCATTGGGAATCCGAATGTTTGTAGCAGAAAGAAGAGATGTACCGACAGGTTCCATGGAGCCTACAATTCATGCAGGTGATTCACTTTTTACCGTAAAAGCCCTATATTACTTTAAAAATCCTGAACGTGGCGATATCGTTGTTTTTAATGTTCCAAAGAGTGTCGATCCGAAAGCAACGTTTCCCTGGGTTAAAAGAGTAATCGGATTACCTGGAGATACCGTTGAAATTCGTGATGGTAAGGTTTATGTGAACGGTAAAGTGTATAATGTTCCCGGAGCCAGTAAACCGAAGTACTCGTATGGTCCGGTAAGGGTCGAAGATAATATGCTCTTTGTGTTGGGAGATAACCGCAACCATAGCTTTGACGGTCACTACTGGGGTCAGCTCCCAAGAGAAAATGTTATTGCTAAGGCTGTTTTTGTCTTCTGGCCACCAAAAGACGCAAAATTGTTAAAGTAA
- a CDS encoding acetyl-CoA carboxylase carboxyltransferase subunit alpha, with amino-acid sequence MKRFAFDFERPLIELETKLDELKRLQPAEKADIAAEIRYLEEQIQKLRIRTYSNLTPWQKVQIARHPDRPRTSDYIEAIFTDFIELHGDRTYRDDPAIIGGLARLAGEKVMVIGHQKGRNTKENIARNFGMPHPEGYRKARRLMKMANKFGLPLITFVDTQGAYPGIGAEERGQAVAIAENLMELSVLEVPVIVTVIGEGGSGGALAIGFGDRIIMLENAYYSVITPEGCASILWDGGGGADKAAEALGLTAERLLELKIIDVVVKEPLGGAHHAPALVARDVKKELEKALADLKNVDPKQLVEKRYARLRNIGVYTQTDPKAINLNTGEMVNH; translated from the coding sequence ATGAAGCGTTTTGCATTTGACTTTGAGAGACCGTTAATAGAGCTTGAGACCAAACTTGATGAACTCAAGCGGCTACAGCCCGCCGAAAAAGCGGATATTGCAGCCGAGATCAGATACCTGGAAGAACAGATCCAGAAGCTGCGCATACGAACGTACTCGAACCTTACTCCCTGGCAAAAGGTACAAATTGCCAGGCATCCTGATAGGCCCCGAACGAGCGATTATATAGAAGCGATATTTACCGATTTCATAGAGCTTCATGGCGATAGGACGTACAGGGACGACCCTGCGATAATCGGAGGTCTGGCACGCCTTGCAGGCGAGAAGGTGATGGTTATCGGCCACCAGAAGGGTCGCAATACTAAAGAGAACATTGCGCGAAATTTCGGAATGCCTCATCCTGAGGGTTACCGCAAAGCAAGGCGGCTAATGAAGATGGCAAATAAATTTGGCTTGCCATTGATTACTTTTGTTGACACCCAGGGTGCGTATCCCGGTATCGGGGCGGAAGAAAGAGGCCAGGCTGTGGCAATAGCCGAGAATTTGATGGAGCTTAGTGTACTTGAAGTGCCAGTTATTGTGACGGTCATCGGCGAAGGTGGCAGCGGTGGTGCTCTTGCTATTGGGTTTGGTGACCGGATAATAATGCTTGAGAATGCCTACTATTCGGTTATAACCCCTGAAGGTTGTGCAAGTATTCTTTGGGATGGCGGAGGAGGGGCGGATAAAGCTGCCGAAGCGCTGGGTCTTACCGCCGAAAGGTTGCTCGAGCTTAAGATCATTGATGTTGTGGTAAAAGAACCCCTGGGCGGAGCACATCATGCTCCCGCACTTGTTGCACGCGATGTTAAAAAAGAGCTTGAAAAAGCACTAGCAGATCTAAAAAATGTTGATCCAAAGCAACTCGTTGAAAAAAGATATGCAAGATTGCGAAACATCGGAGTGTACACCCAAACAGATCCCAAAGCTATCAACTTAAACACCGGTGAAATGGTCAACCACTAA
- the trpA gene encoding tryptophan synthase subunit alpha yields MITTKLNRIDELFIRLKKDNKTALMPYLMAGFPDIETSLNLLIAVAEAGADLVEFGIPYSDPLADGPTIQAAAERALRNNINTDIVFDLVKRAREKTDIPVVIMTYYNTIYRYGLERFANNAAGAGVDGVIVPDLPPEEAAPWREAAIKYSLATVMLAAPTSTDERLKKVTEASEGFVYCVSLTGVTGARANLPSNLTDFINRVKRVTDKPLAVGFGISRPEQAKQISQVADGVIIGSALVNLIADTGARCIEAAKKYIFEIKASMDS; encoded by the coding sequence ATGATTACGACAAAGTTAAATCGCATAGATGAACTGTTTATCCGACTCAAGAAAGACAATAAGACTGCTTTGATGCCTTACCTGATGGCTGGTTTCCCAGATATTGAAACATCCCTAAATTTGCTGATAGCTGTTGCGGAGGCCGGTGCAGATTTAGTGGAGTTTGGTATCCCGTATTCCGATCCGTTGGCCGATGGACCGACCATCCAGGCGGCCGCTGAAAGAGCCCTAAGAAACAATATCAACACGGATATTGTCTTTGATCTGGTTAAGAGGGCCAGAGAAAAGACCGATATACCTGTCGTTATAATGACCTACTATAATACAATATACCGATATGGGCTTGAGCGTTTTGCTAATAACGCGGCCGGTGCCGGTGTAGACGGCGTTATAGTACCTGATTTACCCCCAGAAGAGGCCGCTCCATGGAGGGAGGCTGCTATAAAGTACAGTCTGGCTACAGTTATGCTTGCAGCTCCTACCAGCACAGATGAAAGGCTCAAAAAGGTAACCGAAGCTTCCGAGGGGTTTGTGTATTGCGTATCCCTGACCGGTGTTACTGGTGCCAGGGCTAATCTACCCTCAAATTTGACCGATTTTATTAATAGGGTGAAAAGAGTTACCGATAAGCCTCTAGCCGTCGGCTTTGGAATTTCTCGTCCCGAGCAGGCCAAACAAATATCACAGGTTGCAGATGGTGTTATTATCGGTAGCGCTTTAGTAAATCTTATTGCAGATACTGGAGCTCGCTGCATAGAAGCGGCGAAGAAGTACATCTTTGAAATAAAAGCGTCAATGGACAGTTAA